One genomic segment of Primulina tabacum isolate GXHZ01 chromosome 9, ASM2559414v2, whole genome shotgun sequence includes these proteins:
- the LOC142556836 gene encoding transcription termination factor MTERF15, mitochondrial-like: MWRSESRWRSLARRFHSASKKYILVDTDSSGLSSKTGRKSCKSEKQLENEKSCTFSFLINSCGLSPELAVSVSEKVRFENTEKPNFVVTMLKNYGFSQKQIARVVCKRPKILMCKKKALLPKLEFFQSVGFPMAQLANVIARDPTLLSRSLENQLIPSYNFLKSMLVTDDRVAIAMQQSRRISRQNPTKNIAPNVAVLRELEVPESCIMLLLTHHPETLVEETDVFKEAVKKILEMGFDPLRSTFVLALHVVAEKTNRRIWDQCYETYRSWGWSKDDVYLAFRRHPNCMILSQNKISRTMDFLVNNMGWDSQIVLSCPAVLLFNLEKRIIPRCSVIQVLSSRGLISKEVKLSVFLLPSEARFLEKFVTKYEEEVPQLFDVYKGGIGLEDL, translated from the exons ATGTGGAGGTCGGAGTCGAGATGGAGATCACTCGCTCGACGATTTCATTCTGCTTCGAAGAAATACAT TCTTGTGGACACGGACTCCTCTGGGTTGTCCTCAAAAACTGGAAGAAAGAGTTGTAAATCTGAGAAGCAATTAGAGAACGAGAAATCTTGCACGTTTTCATTCTTGATTAATTCGTGTGGGTTGTCTCCAGAATTGGCCGTTTCTGTATCTGAGAAAGTGCGGTTTGAAAACACAGAAAAACCTAATTTTGTTGTGACAATGTTAAAGAACTATGGTTTTAGTCAAAAACAGATTGCCCGTGTTGTTTGTAAGAGACCCAAGATTCTTATGTGCAAAAAGAAGGCCCTTCTGCCCAAGCTCGAATTTTTCCAATCTGTTGGGTTTCCGATGGCTCAGCTTGCGAATGTAATTGCTAGAGACCCTACCTTGTTGAGTAGAAGTTTGGAGAATCAGCTGATTCCAAGTTACAACTTTCTGAAGAGTATGCTTGTAACTGATGACAGGGTAGCTATCGCCATGCAGCAGTCAAGGAGGATTTCTCGGCAGAATCCGACTAAGAATATTGCTCCGAATGTTGCAGTTTTGAGGGAACTTGAGGTACCTGAATCGTGTATCATGTTGTTATTGACACATCATCCAGAGACGCTTGTGGAAGAAACTGACGTGTTTAAGGAAGCTGTGAAAAAAATATTGGAAATGGGATTTGATCCTTTGAGATCTACATTTGTGTTAGCTTTACACGTCGTTGCTGAGAAGACTAATAGAAGGATTTGGGATCAGTGTTATGAGACTTACAGGAGCTGGGGATGGTCAAAAGATGATGTCTACTTGGCCTTTAGGAGGCATCCTAATTGcatgatattgtctcaaaatAAGATCTCTAGAACTATGGATTTTCTTGTTAACAATATGGGGTGGGACTCCCAAATCGTTCTAAGTTGCCCAGCAGTTCTGCTGTTTAATTTGGAAAAAAGGATAATTCCCAGATGCTCTGTCATTCAGGTTTTGTCTTCCAGGGGTTTGATTTCCAAAGAAGTTAAATTGAGTGTCTTTTTACTGCCTTCGGAGGCTCGTTTCTTGGAGAAATTCGTGACTAAGTATGAGGAGGAGGTTCCTCAACTCTTTGATGTTTACAAAGGGGGGATTGGTCTCGAGGATCTGTGA
- the LOC142556415 gene encoding uncharacterized protein LOC142556415 — protein sequence MDLDLAIRIDSPPVITDKITSDEKREFEKWERSNRMCMMIMKRAIPETFRGTMSSDIATAKAFLQDLEKRFAKSEKSEIGTLLASLVSMRYRGKGNIRVYIMEMSHLASRLKALKLDLSEDLLVHLVLISLPPQFNQFKVSYNCQKETWSLNELISHCVQEEERLKQDKKESAHYASTSKVKGKKRKDKEAADTQPPKKQQKNPSDSQSSGCFSVAVMGI from the coding sequence ATGGATTTAGACCTTGCAATAAGGATTGACTCTCCTCCCGTCATTACGGATAAGATTACCTCTGATGAAAAGAGGGAGTTTGAAAAGTGGGAGAGATCGAATCGCATGTgtatgatgatcatgaagaggGCCATTCCAGAAACATTCAGGGGCACAATGTCTAGCGACATTGCTACTGCTAAGGCTTTCCTTCAAGACCTCGAAAAGAGGTTTGCTAAAAGTGAAAAGTCTGAAATTGGTACACTTTTGGCAAGCCTCGTTTCAATGAGGTACAGAGGTAAAGGCAACATCAGAGTGTACATTATGGAAATGTCTCATCTTGCTTCAAGATTGAAAGCACTGAAGCTTGACCTCTCTGAGGACTTGCTGGTGCATCTGGTTTTGATATCTCTTCCTCCTCAGTTTAACCAGTTCAAGGTGAGCTATAACTGTCAGAAAGAGACTTGGTCTCTGAATGAGCTCATCTCGCACTGTGTCCAGGAAGAGGAAAGGTTGAAGCAAGACAAGAAAGAAAGTGCTCATTATGCCTCTACCTCGAAGGTTAAAGGAAAGAAAAGGAAGGATAAAGAAGCTGCGGATACACAGCCTCCgaagaaacaacagaagaaTCCTAGTGATTCTCAAAGTTCTGGTTGTTTTTCTGTGGCAGTGATGGGCATATGA
- the LOC142556595 gene encoding LOW QUALITY PROTEIN: uncharacterized protein LOC142556595 (The sequence of the model RefSeq protein was modified relative to this genomic sequence to represent the inferred CDS: deleted 1 base in 1 codon) translates to MGWRHDSEIRGRWREDSRVSNSEAGRRRDSSGVDRRRGEDGSKERKRPREEESSGGVYIPPFKLGRMMKDIHDKSSIEYQRMTWDALRKSINGLVNKVNATNLKNIIPEFFAENLIRGRGLFCRSCMKSQMASPGFTDVFAGLVAVVDTKFPEVGDLLLRRIVLQLQRAVKRNDKPQLLAAVKFVAHLVNQQVVHELIALELLTLLLEKPTDDSVEVAVGFVTECGAMLQDLSPRGLHGIFERLRGILHEGEIDKRVQFIIEGLFALRKAKFQGFPAIRPEMDLVEHEDQLTHEISLMDETDPEIALDIFKPDPQFSDNEKRYEELKKQILGEESEDGANSNAADSDDDESEEEDEKQMKIGDETETNLVHLRRTNYLTIMSSVDFEEAGHKLLKIKLEPGQEVIVCVMLLECCCQERTYVRYYGLLGQRLCMMNKVHQQNFEKCFVQQYSTIHRLETNKLRNVAKFFAHLLGTDALPWHVLSYIRLTEEDTSSSSRIFIKILFQELSEHLGIRLLNERLSEPKMQESFESIFPRDAPKNTRFAINFFTSIGLGGITVNLREYLKNIPRLIVQQQKAVSESEDKSDSDK, encoded by the exons ATGGGTTGGAGACATGATTCAGAGATTAGGGGTCGGTGGAGGGAGGATTCGAGGGTTTCGAATTCGGAGGCTGGTCGGCGGAGGGATTCTTCAGGGGTTGATAGGCGGCGGGGAGAGGATGGTAGCAAAGAGAGAAAGAGGCCAAGGGAAGAAGAGAGTAGTGGAGGAGTTTATATACCGCCATTTAAATTGGGCCGAATGATGAAGGATATCCATGATAAAAGCAGCATTGAATATCAGAGAATGACGTGGGATGCTTTGAGGAAGAGTATTAATGGATTGGTTAATAAAGTGAATGCTACTAATCTGAAGAATATTATTCCCGAGTTTTTTGCTGAGAATCTGATCAGAGGGAGGGGTTTATTTTGTCGTTCATGTATGAAATCTCAAATGGCTTCTCCAGGCTTCACAGATGTGTTTGCTGGATTGGTTGCTGTTGTTGATACCAAGTTCCCTGAAGTTGGTGATCTTTTGTTGAGGAGGATTGTTCTGCAGCTCCAAAGGGCAGTGAAACGCAATGATAAG CCCCAACTTCTTGCTGCAGTCAAATTTGTTGCGCACCTGGTGAACCAGCAAGTAGTTCATGAGCTTATTGCTCTTGAGCTGCTGACGTTGCTGTTAGAAAAACCTACGGATGATAGCGTTGAAGTGGCTGTTGGCTTTGTTACGGAGTGTGGTGCAATGCTGCAGGACCTTTCTCCACGAGGTTTGCATG GTATATTTGAGCGATTACGTGGTATTCTTCATGAAGGAGAAATTGATAAAAGGGTCCAGTTTATTATCGAAGGTCTCTTTGCGTTGCGAAAGGCAAAGTTTCAG GGATTCCCAGCCATTCGACCAGAAATGGATTTGGTGGAGCATGAAGATCAACTGACGCACGAGATCTCCCTAATGGATGAAACTGATCCTGAGATTGCTTTGG ATATCTTCAAGCCGGATCCCCAATTCTCAGATAATGAGAAACGATACGAAGAATTAAAGAAGCAAATACTCGGTGAAGAATCTGAGGATGGAGCTAATTCCAATGCAGCAGACTCAGATGATGATGAATCTGAGGAAGAGGACGAAAAACAGATGAAAATAGGTGATGAGACAGAGACAAATTTGGTCCATCTCCGAAGAACTAACTACTTGACGATTATGTCCAGTGTTGATTTTGAAGAAGCTGGACATAAGTTACTCAAAATCAAATTAGAGCCTGGGCAAGAGGTGA TTGTGTGCGTAATGCTGCTGGAGTGTTGCTGTCAGGAAAGAACATACGTGCGCTATTATGGACTTCTTGGGCAGCGGCTCTGTATGATGAACAAGGTTCATCAACAAAACTTTGAAAAGTGTTTTGTTCAACAGTATTCCACGATTCATCGACTGGAGACCAATAAATTGCGGAATGTGGCGAAATTTTTTGCACATTTACTAGGCACAGATGCGCTTCCTTGGCATGTTCTGTCCTACATCCGGTTGACTGAAGAGGACACGTCTTCTTCTTCACGTATTTTCATTAAAATTCTCTTCCAG GAATTATCGGAGCACCTTGGCATCCGCTTGCTAAACGAACGTCTCAGTGAGCCCAAGATGCAAGAGTCTTTTGAATCTATCTTCCCGCGAGATGCTCCCAAAAACACCAGATTCGCGATCAACTTTTTCACTTCCATTGGGCTCGGCGGAATCACAGTAAACTTGCGAGAGTATCTCAAGAACATTCCACGACTCATCGTGCAACAGCAGAAAGCT GTATCAGAATCAGAGGATAAATCTGATAGTGATAAATGA
- the LOC142556416 gene encoding uncharacterized protein LOC142556416, which produces MLIILFVYAWVYERVPMLGEHRVLHCFPRLFKWVESKIPVNPIGAEAALMAMRSNKIVPIKPLEEEKKLVDDTERIVEVQSRYNDSELLEHIKRLENEIKVLKEKNEVVEDDTTQFVFKDATYMYDEGHTEQNMDGHVDAAIESLNEVVENKVKTDTEDNVKVESYVRVFVDEVEMNTNSGDNVHVGTDIREEKEMIIFNPKSSIVKTVKKNRSVEKEKTS; this is translated from the exons ATGCtaatcattttatttgtataCGCTTGGGTGTATGAAAGAGTTCCTATGCTTGGTGAACATCGTGTTTTACATTGCTTTCCTCGTTTATTCAAGTGGGTAGAGAGCAAGATTCCCGTGAATCCTATAGGGGCAGAGGCTGCTTTAATGGCTATGAGATCGAACAAG ATTGTTCCGATCAAACCACTCGAGGAGGAAAAAAAACTCGTTGATGATACAGAGAGGATTGTTGAG GTTCAGTCTCGATACAATGATTCAGAATTGTTGGAGCATATAAAAAGGCTTGAAAATGAGATTAAAGTGTTGAAGGAAAAAAATGAAGTGGTTGAAGATGATACAACCCAATTTGTCTTCAAGGATGCGACATATATGTATGATGAAGGTCATACTGAGCAAAATATGGACGGACATGTTGATGCTGCAATTGAAAGTTTGAATGAAGTGGTTGAGAACAAAGTGAAAACGGACACAGAAGACAACGTTAAAGTGGAGAGTTATGTGAGAGTGTTTGTGGACGAAGTGGAAATGAACACAAATTCTGGAGACAACGTGCACGTAGGTACTGACATTAGAGAAGAGAaagaaatgattatttttaatccaAAATCATCTATTGTGAAGACGGTTAAAAAAAACAGATCGGTTGAGAAAGAGAAAACATCCTGA
- the LOC142556417 gene encoding uncharacterized protein LOC142556417: MNEPDSVLSVVGVGRCLITNCTSAKNACDTLQRHFEGSESVRRTRLRILTSKFEMMRMEEYENILDYDRLLREIANEAFSLGDPISNERLVSKVLRSLPERFNIKICVIDEAKDTTQMALEDLNSSLRIFEMNVDMQKKDKGKTIAFQVSNDSYNDLLKLSQEVNESDLCEDSTLYITKKFGQYLKRIRDNKKAGQPSKFHSLPTLKPPVQQQFRTRNEGKGQFNSKKYDSVQCRECNGFGHYANECANRLCKNKG; this comes from the exons ATGAACGAGCCTGACAGCGTGTTGTCAGTGGTTGGAGTAGGAAGATG TTTGATCACAAACTGTACTTCTGCTAAGAATGCATGTGATACTCTTCAAAGACACTTTGAAGGTTCTGAGAGTGTGCGACGAACTAGACTAAGGATACTTACTTCCAAAttcgagatgatgaggatggaagAATATGAGAACATACTAGATTATGATCGTCTCCTACGAGAAATTGCTAATGAGGCGTTCAGCCTTGGAGATCCCATCTCCAATGAACGATTAGTTAGTAAGGTTCTCCGTTCTTTGCCCGAaagattcaacataaaaatttgtgtgatagATGAGGCTAAGGACACGACTCAGATGGCTTTGGAAGATCTTAATAGTTCACTTCGCATCTTCGAGATGaacgtggatatgcagaagaaggacaaaGGTAAAACGATCGCTTTCCAGGTATCAAATGACTCCTATAATGATCTCCTTAAATTATCACAGGAAGTAAATGAGTCGGACCTTTGTGAAGACTCTACTTTATATATCACGAAGAAGTTTGGACAATATTTGAAAAGGATCAGAGACAATAAAAAGGCTGGACAACCATCGAAATTTCATAGTCTACCAACTCTTAAACCTCCTGTCCAACAACAATTTCGAACAAGGAATGAAGGCAAGGGACAATTTAATTCAAAGAAGTATGATTCGGTGCAGTGTAGAGAATGCAATGGCTTTGGTCACTATGCCAATGAATGTGCTAACAGATTATGCAAGAACAAAGGCTAA